CGGCGGTATCCAACAACGCCATGTTCGGCGGCGACAGAGTTCGTTTCCAGTACGTGTAGAGGCTCCGCCGATACAAATCTTCCCCCTTCCCGACTTTGTAGGTGAAGTTACTGGCTTCTTTCCACAAACCTTTGGGCTGATAAGGATAAACGCTCGGGCCACCCGTCTTTTCAACCAACAAGCCAGACACCTGTAACGCTTGGTCTCGCAATACGTTGCCTGGCAAACGCTGGCGATTCGCTCTGGCGTAAAAAAGGTTCTCGGGATCTTGTTTGCGGTGTGCCTTCTCGACCTTCGAACTGCGACGGTAGGTGTCGCTGATGACCATCGTCTTCAGGATCGCTTTGATGTCCCATCCGCTGTCCATGAATTCCGCAGCCAGCCAGTCGAGCAATTCAGGATGCGTCGGTAGGTCACCTTGTGTACCAAAGTCTTCGGTCGTCCCCACTAGTCCGCGACCGAAGAGCATTTGCCAATATCGGTTCACCGCCACGCGAGCGGTCAGCGGATGGTTGCCATCAACCAACCATCGGGCAAAGCCAAGCCGATCAGCAGGCTGGTCCAATCCGGGCAATACAGCGGGAACACTGGCCGGAGCTTCCTCGCCCAGTTGGTCATAAACGCCTCGCGTCCGAACGAACGAGGGTCGACCGTCGGGAAGATCTTGCATGACCATCGTCGTGGGCATCGCATCCCAGTGCAAGGTTCGATCCGCTTTGGCATCGCGGAGCTTAGAGAGCAACAAACGGTGCGCCGTGTCCTCTGTGTTTTCGAGATAAGCCAAAAGCATCTTGCGCCGCTGTTGGTCCGACCGTTCGTTCGGCTGAATCATTGAGATCGTTTCCAATGCTTCAGCGACCGCCAGCAAAGCCGCTTCCTCAACCGACAATGTTCGCGAGCCATAGAAACGCAGCTGATCGACTTGCCCTTTCCAAAAGCCAACATGCTTGCTGTACCCAATACTCATCGCGGCACCAAAGTCGGGTTTGGCAGCATTTGCGTTGGTGTTACGGATGACGGTGGTGGCTTGTAGGATCCCATCGACGTAGATCTGCATTCCACTAGCACGCTGCGTCCCATCATTGGTCAGCGTGATGTGCGTCCACTTATCGGGCTCGAATGTGCGTTCGGTTTCGACAGTGGACACGCCCGAAATCCAGCGATGAATGATGTTCCATCTCAAATGCCCGTCAACGAATTCAACCAGAATGCCCTCCCGTTTGGTGTTCGCCGCTTCGCTTGACAGAACCGGCCCGGATTTAACTTGCCCAGAATCGGATTGCTCAGAATCTGCTTGCTTCGAATCAGCTCGCCCTGGGGACATCCAGAATGCGATCGAAAAACGCCCGTTGCCGATCAGCCCCGGAATCTTCCCCAATTCAAACTGATCCTTACCTGATACAGCCGCCGCCTCACCAATGAGTCCGCTACTTCGAAGAGGATCCCCTTGTTTTGAAACGACACGCACGTCCGGTTGGTCAAAGTCAAAAAAGTGATCGAGTCCTTCACTCACCAGCGGACTCAGCGATGAAAGATCAACGGACGCTTCCCACGACTGCTGTGCTTCGGCGAGATGGCTGTTGGCTTCCCGCAGTCGGTTCCGACATGACGCGATGCGACGATCCAGTCCATTCAACTTTTCGCGTTGTCCTTCCGTTGGCGTCTTAATCCACGGTTCCGAGTTGCCAAACTTGATCGCACGACCGCTTTCGGAAACGTCATTGAAGAAATCGATCAGCTGGTAGTACTCACGTTGGCTAAACGGATCGTATTTATGATCGTGACACCTAGCACAGCCCACCGTCACGGCCATCCAAACGGTCGCTGTTGTGTCCACTCGATCGACCGCGTTCTCCAACAGGAACTCATCAATCGGAATTCCCTCTTCGGAGTTGTACCGATTGTTGCGATTGAACGCCGTAGCAATCAGATCTTGCTCGCTCGGGTCCGGCAACCGATCGCCGGCGAGCTGGCGGATCGTGAATTGATCAAAAGACATGTTTTGGTTGTAGGCATCAATCACCCAATCACGCCAACGCCACATCTCGCGAGGGCCGTCATTTTGATAGCCATCGGTGTCGGCATAGCGGGCCGCTTCTAACCACTGCCAGGCCATCCGTTCGCCGTAGCGAGAGGATTGCAACAATCGCTCAACCGCCCGCTCATAGGCCGCTTCCAAACCTTCGGATTTAACCTCCATCAGGAAACGCTCGGTTTCCTCGATTGTTGGCGGCAAGCCTGATAAATCGAGCGTGACGCGGCGGAGCTGAGTCGTCGCACCAGCGGGCCCCAGCGGGGACAGACCGGCTTGCTTGAGGCCCCGATCAATGAACGCGTCGATCGGTGAACTTGCATCAATACCAAGCGGCGGATCGGGACGCTCGATCGGCGTAAACGCCCAATGCCTCTGATACTCAGCCCCCTCTTTGATCCACTGACGCAGCCGATGCTTTTGATCATCAGTCAGCGTCATCCCAGAATCGGGCGGTGGCATCAGCAAATCAGGGTCGTCCGTCTCGACACGCGTCACGACGTCGCTGTGGTCGGGGTCGCCAGACACGATGGCAGCATAACCGCCGAGATCTTCGACTGCGGCAGCACGCTCGTCCAACCTCAATCCGGCCTCACGCGTATTCGCATCAGGACCATGACACTTGAAACAGGTGTCCGAAAAGATAGGCCGGATATCGCGATTGAACTCTAAATCACTCGCCGTCGAAGTCGCAGCGAACCCAATCCACCATAACGGAGCCAACATGACAACGAGGTAAAGAACCCTCGTTGCGGAACTCGTCAAGAGTTTCGACCAGCCCGGAAAGCGAAAGTTGAGTCGACTTCCGCTACATAACACTCCAGCACGCAGTGTTTCAACAATGCAACGAGTTTCAACAATGCAAAGAGCTTCAACAATGCACAGGATGTTCATCTTATTTGAGTTCCATCAAGTTGCGTGTCTGCTTGATCGTGGGGTCCGAGTCCGCATCAACGTAGTTCGGCGGTTTATCAAAGTGGATGTTCGGGAACTCGGCCCGATGAGCTGGGACATGTTTATTCATTTCCGCAATCATCTCAGCGAACTCGGGGTTCTTGATCAAATTCGACCACTCCATCGGATCATTCTTTAGATCGTAGAACTCCTCGGCCCCGGAAAGATGGTGGATGTAGTGATACCGCTGCCCCATCACGGAGGTGCCTGCACTGGAAACGGTGACGCCAAAGTGGTTCCACGGTGCCGAAGGGTTGTCCAACAGTGAAGAAAAATCGTAGCCGTCAAGTTCTTTCGCCGGCAGTCCGCAAAGGGCAACCAAAGTGGGATACAAGTCAATCAGGCTGACCGTAGCGTCACTGTAGGCAGTGCCTTGATCCTTCCTTTTTGGCAGGCGAACGATGACCGGTGTCCTGGCCGCTTCGCACCACAAAGTGTTCTTCAGGTAGCGATGCTTTTCACCAAGATGCCAGCCGTGGTCGCCGCAGATGACAACGATCGTGTTATCAGCGTAGGGGCTCTTTTCGAGCGAGTTGAGCACCATCCCTAGGCACGTATCCACGTAAGAAATGCTCGCCAGATAGGCCCGCGTGGCCTCCTTTTCCAACCCCTGCTTCTTGATCCATATGTATTCCCCGGTTGGATTGAACGCCGGTTTCCCGTTGGGATTCAAGATATCGTCGAGATCATCTTCCTTAACCTCCGGAACCTCCAGTGATGCAAGTTCGTACTGATCGAAAAACTCCTGGGGAACGATCCAAGGCAGGTGCGGCTTGATGAAGCCAACCGCCATGAAGAATGGCTTGTCAAACTCTCGCGTTATCTGTTGGTCGGCCCAATCCGCGACGCGATAGTCGACCGTTTCCTCAAACGGCTTTTTCGTAGGCCCCCAACTCAGCTTACTGTCTTTGCCGACAAACTCAGGGCTCTGGCGACCATTGATAATTCCAGCTTTGCTGGATGTGTAGCGTTTCTTGTCGGGCCCGTCCTTAACACCCCTGCGTGCCCGCGCGTGTTCATCAAAGGCCCAGTGTCCAAAGTCGACACCATGCTCGGTGGCGTGCTTATGAAAAATCTTTCCGTTGGAAAGCGTGTGGTATCCGTGTTTAGAGAAGTATTCCGGCAACGTCGCGTGGGTCTTGACGATGTCCGAATAGATCATGTTCGAAGAGTTGCCGTAGACACCCGTTCGCTGCGGCATGAAACCAGACAACAACGCCGAACGCGATGGCCCACAGATTGGGGCCGCGCAAACAGCGTTGCGAAAGATCACCGAACCGCTTTTGCAAAACTGATCCAACTCTGGCGTCTGCGCCTGCGGATGACCTCCCAACGGCCCTACCCAGTCATTGATATCGTCGATCGCAATCATCAGCACATTGGGACGAGCGTCATCGCACGAGCCTGACGGTTGCATTGCCAACCCAAGGGCGACAAGTGTTAGCGCCATTAGGGAAGAACGGAATCTCATAGGTGCGGTCCGAAAAGAAGCTATCAGTTAAGAACGGGTTTAAAAGATCATCGAAGGACCGAACCCGGTGGCAACGGAACGTCGTTCGACTTCCGCCAATCGACCAACTCCTTCAACAACGCCTGCGTTTGCTCAGGATTTGTTTCAGCGAGGTTGTGCTCCTCACGGGGGTCGTTGTCCAGGTCGTAGAGTTCCATCTTCCCGTCGGCGAGAAACTGAATCAACTTCAAGTTGTTCTTGCGGATGACCGAGCAGGCACCGTGCTTGTAACAACTGGCCAAATGCCAGAAGAGCGGGCGATTTTGTAACGATTCCGGTTCGCCCTGAAAGAGCCCCGTGACCGAGTCGCCATCCAGCACGCCGTCGTAGTCGATCCCCGCGATATCCATGAAGGTGGGGAACAAGTCGAGCCCAGCGACGGCGGTTTGCGTGCGGCGAGCGTCAATCTTGCCAGGCCAATTCATGCAAGTGGGAACGCGGATACCGCCTTCGTAGATGTAGCCCTTCTTTCCTCGCAACTTGTCATTGCTGCCGACGTTTTGTCCGTTGTCCGAAGTGAACACAATCAGCGTGTTTTCACGCAGGCCATTGTCATCGAGGAACTGAACGATCCGCCCGACATTGTCGTCCAACGACTCGATCATCGTCGCGTACTCAGCGTCACGCAATTTGTTCTTTCCCTCGCCCATGCCCTGGCCGGTGATCGGGTCGCCGGGCTTTTCCAGATACTTCTGAACGAGCTCTTTGCTGCGACCCCGAATCGGACGATGCACGGTGTAATAATGCATGTTGATCAGAAACGGGTCTTCCTGGTGTTCGTCCATGAATTCAATCGCATCGTCAGTCAGTCGATCGGTCAACCACTCATCGTCGGGCTTGGGCTCGATGAACGGGTTGCTGAAGGGAGCAAAGTAGCCGCCCGTTTTCCCTTTGTAGCCACCGATTTCTAATGCTGGGTCACCGCGGTAGGTGCCGCCGACGTTCTTCAGATAGCCACGCCCTTCCGGGTAGTACTTCTGGCAATGTTCCTTGTGATACGGCACCCAACTGAAGTCCCAGGGATCGGGCTGCTTTAGCTTCTTCTTCAACGGATACTCCATCGCCAATTCTTCTTTTGGATACGGCCCGACCAAGTGCCATTTACCAAGGTGGATCGATTTGTACCCCACATCGGCCAGCGGTTGGCTGTACATGATGTGTTCTTCACCGACCGTCCAACGCGAAAAAATGTTCGCCTGGTCGTCACCCGCTTCCAGAACCGGCACCGTGTAAACACCGGTCCGAAACGATTGCTTGCCAGTCGCCAATGCCGTACGTGATGGTGAACACGTGGGGTACATGTAGGCGTTCTCAATCACCAAGCCACCCTTGGCCAGTGCATCGATGTTGGGCGTTTCGTAGTATGTCGAACCGTTGAAGCCAACATCCGCATTACCGAGATCGTCGACCAAAATGAACACGATGTTCGGCTTCGAGTCACCCAACGCAGGAGAGGCGAAGAGTACCGCGAAACAGATCGCCACCAACAGGCAACCCTGACAAACATTGCTAATAACCCGAATGCGTAAGCGAGAAATGGTTCCTAGAATGCGACATCCCTCGCTGACACATTGGGCGATGAAAGGCCCGCAAAGAGTCTTGTTGAAATTCATTTTAGATCCGGGCGTGGTGAATCGATTTCTTGTGTGAGGAGCTGTTTCAAGTACTCGACCTTTTCGGGGTACTGGGCCGAAAGATCGAAGCGTTCTTCGTTGTCTTCAAGAATGTTGTAAAGCTGAAAGACGTCCTTCTTTTTATTCGCTTGGACGAGTTTGAATCCGTCACCGGTGATCAGAGCACTGCTGCCCAACAACGTATTGCGGTTATAGACGACGACAAAGTCATGCACTTCGGTTTGCGGTTGGCCAAGCAGAGTAGGCAGATAAGAGATCCCGTCCTTGCCGACTGGCTTTTCCTGCCCCACGATGTCGGCCAACGTGGCTAAGAAATCGTAGTGCGAACTGAGCAGGTCCGTTTCAGTGCCACCGGCAATTTTGCCTGGCCAACGCACCAATAGCGGGCATTGCATGCCGCCCTGGTATCCGCTGCGTTTCAAACCTGCTCGGCCACCGGCACCATCAAACACGTCGCCGCATTCGGATGTTCGCCATTTTCTATCGGTCAAGTTCGCTCGTTCGCCGTTAGCCAAAAGCTGCTTGCGATATTCCGGTTTCGGTCCGTAATAAAGCTCGTGTCCGTTATCCGAGGCGAACAACACGATCGTGTTGTCATCCAGCCCCAGCGTTACTAGTTCGTCCAGAATCAAACCGACATGCTCATCCAGCATTTTGACCATCGACCCGAACTTTTTTTCGGCCAAACTCATCGTCGGATGGTCGGCAAAGTCAGGATGTAGCTCCGGGATCGCAACCGGACCATGCGGTAGCTGAGTCGGGTGATACAAGAAGAACGGTTTGTCTTGGTGCGAACGCAGGCATTTCAGAATTCCTTCGATGAACACGTTCTGCGAATAGGTCTCACCGCCATAACCAACCGGCTCGTCGCCCGCTTCGCTGGTCTTGCCACAGTCCGCCATGGTGTTACCGGGCAGATCGAAACGCTCGCCATTTCGCCACAAATACGGTGGATAGAAACCATGGCAGCGACTGTGGTCGTAGTAGCCTTCGTAGAAATCCCAGCCAAACCGTTTGACACGTTCGTGCCAGGTTAGAAAACCGCGATCGAGCTTGCCGAACTGGGCAGTTTGGTAGCCAGCCTGTTGGGCGACCTGCGCCAAGAACAATTCGTCGTCAGCGATCGGATTCGATTTTGCTTTGTGGACGACCAGTCGTTTCTGATATTCCTCTTCGCTGATCTTCCCTGAATCTCGCAAGATAGGCAGACCACCGCGGTTCTGCCCCCAACCGCCGACTCGGCCGTCGTGCATTCCGCTCAATAGCGTCCAACGCGCCGGAGCACAAAAGACACTGCCGTAGTAGTTATTGAACTTCATCCCCTGACGCGCTAAACGATCGATGTTCGGCGTCTTCACCACCTCCTGGCCATAGCATCCCAGCATGCCTGGACCGAGATCATCAGCGAGGATGAAGATCACGTTGGGTGGACGCTGCGTTTCAGAGGCAAACGTGACGGGCGCAGTCTCAGAGAGCAGAAGCAATGCAACGATAAGAGCCATGAGCCTTGTTCCGATTTCAGCCCGGAAAGCGGAACATTGACTGCCGTGGCCATGAGGCCGCCGATGATGGATTGGAAATACGCCAGTCCAGAGAGCAACACACCGATTGCTCGACCGATTTGGGGCAGAGTTTGTGTCGCCCTCTGGGCTAGCTGATCCTTGTATCACAGGTGGTTGACGCGAGATTCCTAGCGAAGATTTTTGACAAAATCGACGACGACAGAGTTGGATTCGGCGTTGCCAATTCATGGTAATTTCTTTCCAGCAGTACTCAGACAATCGATGAAGTCGATTTCTAATTCATGTAAGTGAGATCAACAAAACGCACGGATCCAGTGGACACGTTTTGAAGCGGCGATTTTGCGATTGGATTGATTGGCAAACGGCCAGCATCATCGTAGCCAAGGACAACACTCTGGAATGAAGTGCGAAACCAATTGTTTTGGCTGAAGCCATCATCAACCCAGACGCGAACAACGGAAGATGGCCGTTGGCCAACAAAGCCATCTCGTTTGACCGACGTTTCTTCTATTCTCTCGATGGCAATGTGATGTTCTTGGTAAACGTCTCCGTTGGAAGTCCATCACTTTTGAGCTGTACAGTCACGTCGCATTTGCTTGCCGGTGATAGCGTGCGATCGCACACTAGCCGAACCAAGGACGTTTCAAATGGTTTCATTGGGCGAACGGAACCGGATGCCAGGACCTTGCCGTCGACTAAAATCTCGACCCATGACTGCGATGACTTCGCTTGCCCAAAGTTTTGGACTTCGACATATGCCTCGAGTCCTTCATCGGTGTACTCGAATTTGGGCGCAAGGGACGAAAGCACGGGCTCGCTAAAGGATACGCCCGGCAGTCGTGCCCAGCCGATCAGCAGTTTCCCTTGGCTCGTTTTACCTTGTAGCTTGCCAGCGAAATTTTCGGCGGTGATGCCGTTCCCCTGTCCCTCAAAGACGAGAACCAGATCACGACCAGCTTTTTCCGTCTTTCGCAATCGACTGCCACGGCCAAAGCTGACTTCTTGCGACGCACCGAACCGCAGCGAATCGAGATCGATGTCGGTATGCGGATCGAAGCCGTCTTCGGCTTGAATTTTGACGCGGATCTCCCGAGTGTCGGCCGTGATAGGCTGCTCGTTTTCAACTTCGATCAATCGCTCGACGGTCAAGGGAATGATGATGTGTTTGGAACTGTGCTTGTCGTTGGGTAAGTCCGAGTGCTTGTCACTATCAATGACAGCGAAGTGAGCCTGGACGGCTCGCCCGTGGTCGTCTTGCAGAACACGGATTCGTTCGTACTTGTACCAATCCGGCGCGGTGCCATCTTCGTAACGGTCAATCCCCGGTGCGTACGCTTCACCCGGCTCAGTGACCCAGTGGACACCATCCTTGGAACGCATGTAGTAGGCGATCCGTCCCTTCCAATCGTTAGCGATCAAGTGGTACTGAACATCGTCTTTCCACATCAGTGGATCTTCGAAGACCCCTTCGACCTTGGGGTAGACCGATTCCGCTGAAACGAGATACCAGTCGGTGAATCCATCTGGGCTGACCCACGCAAAACCTCGACGAGAGATCGCGGTATACGAACCGTCGTCACGGGCAGCGAAGGTGAAATTCACGCGGCGCTGAACACACCAACGTTCGCGTTTGTGAAAATCAAACGCGTTGTGTTTCCAGGGGCCGCTGAGGCTTTTGGAGAAATAGAACTTACCGACGCAGTAGATTACGTAGCCTTTGCGAGTCTTGTACAGCGTGGGGTTGTGCCCATGGCCGATCGTGTCCTCGTATTGGTAGGGACCGACGGGATCGTCGGCAACGGCATGAATGACGATCGAGTTGTGATAGTCGAAATGACCAAGTTCGGCGTTTTCAGGCCAGCGGCATACGAACAGGTGGTACTTGCCGTCATCGCCGCGGACCGCGTTGCCGCCCCAGTAAGACCAGTCAGGATCTTCGATGCCGTTGAGCACGTCGCGAGGCAAGACATTGTCGCCACCCCATGCCTTCGATGTCAGATCGCCGCGTGGCTTGACCCGTTCAAATCGATCCTTGAACTGCCCCCCCAACACAAGGTTGTTCCACTCAGCCGGACGCGGTCGAGCAACGTCGTCGGCGTGCAAATGAGCAGAAAGGCTAACAGCCACACAGCCGACCAACAGGACCAAGGTTAAGTAACGTTGTCGATTCATGGTTTGCATAGCTGTTGGATCGTGGTGTTTGCTTATTCAAAATGCGATGGCAACCCGAATCACTAGTGCTTTGTGCCAGCTAAACGTTCGGGTTCTGGGTGTAGCGGAAGCCGTCAAGACTTTCGGCGATTCAAGGTGTGGATCAAAACTCTTGACGAGTTCCGTTACCCTCAAAATGAGCTATCACATACCACTAGGGCTTCTCAAACCACATATGCAGCGTTGGCGGTCGTAAGGTTTCATGGTGGGAACTGGCGAAGGAGTTCCACAGGATTCCTCGCTTCGAATGCGTTTTCGCAACTAGCACCAACGAAATAAGCTTGTTCGTGTCATGCTTCACAAACTCAGCAAGAGCCTTTCCTTCGAAACGGAAGACGCCTGCCTGCTGACCTTTGGGAATCGTGAAGTGGCCGAGCAACCGAGCCTTACCCGCCTCGTTGTTTTCGTTTTGCACGCCAAGCAACTCTTCCCAAGCTACCGTTTCCGGCGACCAATCATCCAACGCGTCGTCCAAGATGCCGTAAACCGCGATCGTGGTGTCAGTCGCTTTGGAAGCAAAACCTCTCCCTGATGGAGTCGCCGTCAGCTGTAATCGAGCCTTAGCTATGTCCTCCGTTTCCATCCCGGACAAATCAAAGCGAAGTGAACTCCGGTAATCGAATCGATCCTGCTTCGTCTTGTGTGTCCGCACAAAAAGCAATTCACTTTCCGTGTTGCGATGGGCGTAGTCGCGACGGAACGAACAATCCGCACCTTTCCTCATGATTGTCGTAACTTGAACATCGCCGGCATCGTCATGGGGGGCCAATGGTTCAATACCACGACCGTTGGCGATTTTCTGCCGCAACAAACGCACGGCTGACTTATCATCTACCCGGCGTTGTTCGCCCGATGCACGGTGCTGGACATCCACGAATCCGTCGAATACTTCTAGCATGGAATCGCCGTCTTCCTTGACCGTTACGCCGAAACTGGTCCCTTGATCAATCAAGCGACCATTGGGCGTATCCACCGTAAAACCTTTGAAGTCATTTTCAACCGTGACAACCAGCTTTCCACCGTGCAGTTGACAGCGATCTTTCCCTAGAATCTCCAAGTGCGATGGCCCTTCCAGGTCCACCCGTGCACCATTGTCAAAGCGAACCGTGGCGACCCCCTGGGCAAGGCGGAAGTGCCCCACGCTGATTCGCTGACCGTTATGGGTCGGCGTTGCCGACTCTTGCCACAAGCAGTTCCCAACGGACTCAAGTTCAGCAAACGAGACGTCACGCTCACGCGACTCCCAACTCCAAAGCCCCGTCGCGATCAAAATGCTAGCCGCCAGGATGAGGGGACCAAGATAGCGAACCCAAGAGCCGATCACAGGCGGCTCTTTCGGAAGATGGACCGCATCGGCCTTGGCGGCACGGCCTCCAATTTGAGTGTGCGATAATTCGGCGACCAGCATCCCCATTTCGACGAATGCCGCCAATGCTGCCGGCGATTCAGCCAACATCATATCCAGTTCAGCGACATCGGCGTCGGCAATACGATCGTCTCGATAAGCGCTGGCCAATTCAATCAATCGACTTAACTCAGCGGACGATAATTCGGGGTGCGGTTCAGATGTCATGCCAAACCCTCTTGCTGTTTCAGCGTTGTGGTGATGCAGCGAAATAGCTGCTGACAGGTTCGATCAAGGCGTTTGTAGATCGCGTGGATAGAAACGTTCATCTCCACAGCAATCTCCTCAACCGCCTGCCCTTCGCCGTAACGACGATGCAAAGTATCAAACTGGACGGTCTTGAGCTTTGCCATGCACCCCTTCAGTGCCGCCTCGCGAGCGGTGGAGCGATTGGCTTGTTCGGGCGAACTGAACTCGATGGCGACCGCTTCGATCACTTCATTACTCAACCGAGCCCGATCGCTCTTGCACCGACTGTAGTACCGCATCACTTGAAAGCGAGCAATTGCCAACCCCCAAGCGGCGAAATCCGTCCCCTGTTCGAACTCAGAATACTTCCGCCACATCACCGAACAGGTCTCCTGCAGAACATCGTCAGCGTCGGGGCCATTGGGCACCAACGACCGAATCAGGCCCCAGAACCGCTTCTGGTTTTGCATCAAGAGACGGGTGAACTGCTCGCCCGGTTGCAACACGTCACCTGATTGCAGCGTGTCGCCCGTTCGCGGCGTGATTGTTTCTTCAGTCATGCAAAAGATGTATGTGTTAAAAGCCCCAATTGGACAAGAATTCGAACAAACATGCCCCAATTACAGAGCAGGAACCGGGGCTGGAGGCAAAACGACTGGCCCTGTGCTCAAGGCCAGCCAAAACGCAAATTAGATCGCACCAACAGCGATCCTACTTAGTCGGCTCGTCTTCTGCTGCCGCGGCAGACTCGCTGGCCATCAGTTCGCCCAGGGACTGACGCTCATCCTGTTGCAGGACGGTTGGCTCCGGCTTGCCGCACCCTGAAACGGACGCACCAACAAACAACATCA
This genomic stretch from Neorhodopirellula lusitana harbors:
- a CDS encoding DNRLRE domain-containing protein, encoding MTSEPHPELSSAELSRLIELASAYRDDRIADADVAELDMMLAESPAALAAFVEMGMLVAELSHTQIGGRAAKADAVHLPKEPPVIGSWVRYLGPLILAASILIATGLWSWESRERDVSFAELESVGNCLWQESATPTHNGQRISVGHFRLAQGVATVRFDNGARVDLEGPSHLEILGKDRCQLHGGKLVVTVENDFKGFTVDTPNGRLIDQGTSFGVTVKEDGDSMLEVFDGFVDVQHRASGEQRRVDDKSAVRLLRQKIANGRGIEPLAPHDDAGDVQVTTIMRKGADCSFRRDYAHRNTESELLFVRTHKTKQDRFDYRSSLRFDLSGMETEDIAKARLQLTATPSGRGFASKATDTTIAVYGILDDALDDWSPETVAWEELLGVQNENNEAGKARLLGHFTIPKGQQAGVFRFEGKALAEFVKHDTNKLISLVLVAKTHSKRGILWNSFASSHHETLRPPTLHMWFEKP
- a CDS encoding sigma-70 family RNA polymerase sigma factor, producing MTEETITPRTGDTLQSGDVLQPGEQFTRLLMQNQKRFWGLIRSLVPNGPDADDVLQETCSVMWRKYSEFEQGTDFAAWGLAIARFQVMRYYSRCKSDRARLSNEVIEAVAIEFSSPEQANRSTAREAALKGCMAKLKTVQFDTLHRRYGEGQAVEEIAVEMNVSIHAIYKRLDRTCQQLFRCITTTLKQQEGLA